A stretch of Panthera uncia isolate 11264 chromosome A1 unlocalized genomic scaffold, Puncia_PCG_1.0 HiC_scaffold_16, whole genome shotgun sequence DNA encodes these proteins:
- the URAD gene encoding putative 2-oxo-4-hydroxy-4-carboxy-5-ureidoimidazoline decarboxylase has product MDMEKVNSMDFGEFVDVFGNVVERCPLIAAAVWSQRPFSNSEDLEKHFFAFIDALPQSGQEGILRCHPDLAGRELQQGTLTAESRREQRGAGLMSLDAAERLRLAELNAQYRARFGFPFVLAARLSDRAAVPGELARRLQRPPAEELRTALGEVKKIGRLRLADLLGAAGLAGP; this is encoded by the exons ATGGACATGGAGAAGGTCAACTCCATGGACTTTGGAGAATTTGTGGACGTGTTCGGGAATGTCGTTGAGAGATGCCCTCTGATTGCGGCTGCTGTGTGGTCCCAGCGCCCGTTCTCCAACTCGGAAGATTTAGAGAAGCACTTTTTTGCCTTTATTGACGCCCTTCCACAGTCAG GCCAAGAGGGCATCCTGCGCTGCCACCCGGACCTGGCGGGCCGCGAGCTGCAGCAGGGCACGCTCACTGCGGAGTCGCGGCGGGAGCAGAGGGGCGCGGGCCTGATGAGCCTGGACGCGGCCGAGCGGCTCCGGCTGGCGGAGCTCAACGCTCAGTACCGCGCGCGCTTCGGCTTCCCCTTCGTGCTCGCCGCGCGTCTCAGCGACCGGGCGGCGGTGCCCGGGGAGCTGGCGCGCCGGCTGCAGCGCCCGCCCGCCGAGGAGCTGCGCACCGCCCTGGGCGAGGTGAAGAAGATCGGCCGCCTGCGCCTCGCCGACCTCCTCGGCGCCGCCGGCCTCGCCGGACCGTAG